From a region of the Pyrococcus kukulkanii genome:
- a CDS encoding LamB/YcsF family protein: protein MKVDLNSDLGESFGRYKLGLDEEVMKYITSANVACGWHAGDPLVMRKTVRLAKENGVEVGAHPGYPDLMGFGRRYMKLTPEEARNYILYQIGALYAFVKAEGLELQHVKPHGALYNAMVKEEDLARAVIEGILDFDKNLILVTLSNSRVAEIAEEMGLKVAHEVFADRAYNPDGTLVPRGRPGAVIHDKEEIAERVISMVRDGGVKAINGEWVELKVDTICVHGDTPKAVEITAYIRKKLEEEGVKIVPLRDIIGGV from the coding sequence ATGAAAGTAGATCTAAACTCCGACCTTGGAGAAAGCTTTGGAAGGTACAAGCTTGGCCTAGATGAGGAAGTAATGAAGTACATAACATCAGCAAACGTTGCCTGCGGATGGCATGCTGGAGATCCACTAGTCATGAGGAAGACTGTAAGGTTGGCAAAGGAGAACGGAGTTGAGGTAGGTGCCCACCCAGGGTACCCCGATCTAATGGGCTTCGGCAGGAGGTACATGAAGCTGACCCCTGAAGAGGCTAGAAACTACATCTTGTATCAGATAGGTGCATTATATGCATTCGTTAAGGCCGAGGGGCTTGAACTTCAGCATGTAAAGCCTCACGGGGCTTTGTACAATGCCATGGTTAAGGAGGAAGACCTAGCGAGAGCAGTTATCGAGGGAATCCTCGACTTTGATAAAAATCTCATTCTAGTCACACTATCAAATTCAAGGGTTGCAGAGATAGCGGAGGAGATGGGTCTTAAGGTTGCACATGAGGTCTTTGCCGACAGAGCCTACAATCCTGACGGAACCCTTGTTCCAAGAGGTCGACCTGGAGCAGTGATCCACGACAAGGAGGAAATAGCGGAGAGGGTAATTTCGATGGTCAGGGATGGAGGAGTTAAGGCAATAAACGGGGAGTGGGTCGAGCTAAAGGTTGACACGATATGCGTTCACGGAGATACTCCAAAGGCCGTGGAGATAACAGCGTACATAAGGAAAAAGCTCGAAGAGGAAGGTGTAAAAATAGTTCCCCTTAGAGATATCATTGGAGGGGTCTAA
- a CDS encoding ABC transporter ATP-binding protein, translating to MIVVENLRKVFGSNEAVRGISFKVDNGEIYGLLGPNGSGKSTTMKILAGIITPTSGRVIVEGIDVSKDQLKVKEITGYVPETPALYESLTPAEFFSLIGSIRRIPQDILQERVDKLVEAFGIEEYMNQLIGTLSFGTRQKVSLISALLHDPKVLILDEAMNGLDPKSARIFRELLMEFKKEGKVIVFSTHVLALAEIICDRIGLLYQGKIIAEGTVDDLKKLAKEESLEDVFLKLTQAKEEVVLLVSALKEAL from the coding sequence ATGATAGTAGTTGAGAACCTTAGGAAGGTTTTCGGTTCAAATGAAGCGGTAAGGGGGATAAGCTTTAAGGTTGACAATGGTGAAATCTACGGTCTGCTTGGACCAAACGGGAGCGGGAAATCAACTACAATGAAAATTTTGGCTGGAATAATTACTCCCACAAGCGGAAGGGTCATCGTTGAGGGAATTGATGTAAGTAAAGATCAGCTCAAAGTTAAAGAGATCACAGGATATGTCCCCGAGACTCCAGCTTTGTATGAAAGTCTAACCCCCGCAGAATTCTTCAGCCTCATAGGGAGCATAAGAAGAATTCCACAGGATATTCTGCAGGAGAGGGTTGACAAACTCGTGGAAGCCTTCGGCATTGAGGAGTATATGAACCAGCTCATAGGAACTCTAAGCTTTGGAACGAGGCAGAAAGTGTCCCTAATTTCCGCGTTGTTGCATGATCCAAAGGTTCTCATACTTGATGAAGCCATGAATGGGCTTGATCCTAAAAGCGCTAGGATATTTAGGGAACTTTTAATGGAATTCAAAAAGGAAGGAAAAGTCATAGTATTCTCCACCCACGTTCTCGCATTAGCGGAGATAATCTGTGATAGAATAGGTTTGCTTTATCAGGGAAAGATAATCGCAGAAGGAACGGTTGATGACCTCAAAAAGCTGGCAAAAGAAGAGAGCTTAGAGGATGTGTTCCTAAAGCTCACCCAAGCAAAGGAGGAAGTGGTACTGCTGGTTTCAGCACTGAAGGAGGCGCTATGA
- the pxpB gene encoding 5-oxoprolinase subunit PxpB, which yields MLTIRLLGDSGVLISFGEVIDEEINKRIHAIAQAIEKDKPGWLVEVVPAYSSLAIYYDPTLITHEEVISYVSGLKFNVEDVKGRKIEIPVAYGGDFGPDIEFVAEHNGLTVDDVIEIHSKPLYRVYFLGFLPGFAYLGGMDERIATPRLEKPRTKVPAGSVGIAGKQTGWYAIESPGGWRIIGRTPLRTFNPERVPPSIVLPGDYVKFVPIDEKEFWEIYREEWGND from the coding sequence ATGTTAACCATAAGGTTACTCGGTGACTCTGGCGTTCTAATTTCCTTTGGGGAGGTGATAGATGAAGAGATCAATAAGAGGATTCATGCAATCGCTCAGGCGATAGAAAAGGATAAACCGGGGTGGCTCGTTGAAGTTGTTCCAGCTTATTCCTCCCTCGCAATCTACTACGACCCAACCCTGATAACGCACGAAGAAGTTATCTCGTACGTTTCCGGTTTAAAGTTCAACGTGGAGGATGTAAAGGGCAGGAAGATTGAGATTCCAGTGGCTTATGGAGGAGACTTCGGGCCCGATATAGAGTTCGTGGCAGAGCATAACGGCCTCACGGTTGATGATGTCATTGAGATTCACTCCAAGCCACTTTACAGGGTCTACTTCCTGGGCTTCCTCCCTGGGTTCGCGTACTTGGGGGGCATGGACGAGAGGATAGCTACCCCAAGGCTCGAGAAGCCCAGAACCAAGGTTCCCGCCGGAAGCGTTGGGATAGCAGGAAAGCAGACCGGATGGTATGCAATAGAGAGCCCGGGAGGATGGAGGATAATTGGAAGGACACCCTTGAGGACATTCAACCCCGAGAGAGTTCCGCCAAGCATAGTCCTCCCTGGGGACTACGTCAAGTTCGTTCCCATAGACGAGAAGGAGTTCTGGGAAATCTATAGGGAGGAGTGGGGAAATGATTGA
- a CDS encoding ATP-binding protein codes for MFDVESLKRIVITQREEIEEFMERENIIEREIDKEALLSFLSYPNILAILGVRRSGKSVLTWLLMRDKKFAYINFFDERLLSFSPNDYEKLMQAFYELYGDVEYFVFDEIQSVKGWERFLSRIRTTKKIIVTGSSSSLLSGELSTSLTGRYVGFTLYPFSFREFLKFKGVELEKNWVYSTKSIAKIKRLLEEYIKIGGFPEALKFGRVYLQTIYRDIVERDVIMRHNIREVQAIKELALYLLSNFSREITYSKLKNVIGLKDVHTIRNFVGYLEDAYLIFQLKRFSPKLKSQILSPRKVYAIDSGIINSVAFRPTRNMGRLLENIVFVEILRRISYSFSNREVYYWKDREGEVDFVIKEGNKVIQLIQVTYELNDENYRREVDALLRASKELKCNNLLIITWDQDETLEGNIRVVPLWKWLLI; via the coding sequence ATGTTTGATGTTGAGTCATTGAAGAGGATAGTCATTACCCAGAGGGAAGAAATTGAAGAGTTTATGGAGAGGGAGAATATCATTGAAAGGGAGATCGACAAGGAGGCTTTGTTGAGCTTCCTCTCTTATCCAAATATACTTGCAATTCTCGGGGTGAGGAGATCGGGAAAATCTGTTCTTACGTGGCTACTTATGAGGGATAAGAAATTTGCTTACATAAACTTCTTTGATGAAAGATTACTTTCCTTTTCTCCTAATGATTATGAAAAGCTGATGCAGGCATTCTATGAGCTGTATGGGGATGTTGAGTATTTTGTTTTCGACGAGATCCAGAGCGTAAAAGGTTGGGAGAGATTTCTTTCAAGGATAAGAACCACAAAGAAGATCATAGTTACTGGAAGTAGCTCCTCTTTACTTTCAGGCGAGCTTTCAACTTCCCTAACTGGGAGATATGTAGGCTTCACGCTGTATCCCTTCAGCTTTAGGGAGTTTTTGAAATTCAAGGGAGTTGAGCTGGAAAAAAACTGGGTGTATTCAACAAAAAGCATCGCGAAAATAAAGCGGCTTTTAGAAGAATACATAAAAATTGGAGGTTTTCCTGAAGCACTAAAGTTTGGTCGGGTTTACCTGCAGACTATATACAGGGATATAGTTGAACGGGACGTTATCATGAGACATAATATAAGGGAAGTTCAAGCTATTAAGGAACTTGCCCTCTATTTACTTTCCAACTTTTCAAGGGAAATCACCTATAGTAAGTTAAAGAATGTGATTGGGCTGAAGGATGTTCACACGATTAGAAACTTCGTTGGCTACTTAGAGGACGCTTATCTGATTTTCCAACTAAAAAGGTTCTCTCCCAAGCTGAAAAGTCAAATATTATCTCCTAGGAAAGTTTATGCCATTGATAGCGGAATTATAAACTCCGTTGCATTTAGGCCTACTAGGAACATGGGCAGGCTTTTAGAGAACATAGTTTTTGTGGAGATCTTAAGAAGAATTAGTTATTCCTTCTCAAACAGGGAAGTATACTACTGGAAGGATAGGGAAGGTGAAGTTGATTTTGTTATTAAAGAAGGCAACAAGGTCATTCAACTTATTCAGGTAACATATGAACTGAATGATGAGAATTATAGGAGGGAAGTTGATGCCCTTCTTAGGGCGTCGAAGGAACTCAAATGTAACAACCTCTTGATAATAACCTGGGATCAGGATGAAACTCTCGAAGGCAACATTAGGGTCGTTCCCCTATGGAAGTGGCTTCTTATTTAA
- a CDS encoding TatD family hydrolase has protein sequence MIILDNHFHVDPNNGIFLEAVKQFYRAGGTHLIVVYKSAHDYGFPGIRAEDFMKAMDFHVKLVERINRETKVRAFAVVGVHPAEFDYLARNKGLEHAKNEVMKALEYAQKLCLEGKAIGIGEVGRPHYEVPQDIWDASIEVMKYSMALARDADCAVQLHTESFNEEKFKELGEYIKEVGIKPYRVVKHFSPPLVKIAEEVGVFPSIIASRKNIEEAIKQGNRFLMETDYIDDKKRPGAVLGPKTVPRRTKEFLQKGLFTEEDVYMIHVENPKKVYGIDLEEVT, from the coding sequence ATGATAATTCTCGACAATCACTTTCACGTAGATCCTAATAACGGGATATTCCTTGAGGCCGTCAAGCAGTTCTATAGAGCAGGAGGTACTCACTTAATCGTGGTCTATAAGAGCGCTCACGATTATGGGTTTCCTGGGATTAGAGCGGAGGACTTCATGAAGGCCATGGACTTTCACGTTAAGTTAGTGGAGAGAATAAACCGGGAGACAAAAGTTAGGGCCTTCGCTGTCGTCGGAGTTCATCCAGCGGAATTCGATTACCTTGCTAGAAATAAAGGATTGGAGCACGCTAAGAATGAGGTTATGAAAGCCCTAGAATACGCTCAAAAGCTGTGCCTAGAGGGAAAGGCCATCGGAATTGGAGAGGTGGGGAGACCCCACTACGAGGTTCCCCAGGATATATGGGATGCAAGCATAGAGGTGATGAAGTACTCGATGGCCCTAGCCAGAGATGCCGACTGTGCCGTTCAGCTTCATACCGAGAGCTTCAACGAGGAGAAGTTTAAAGAGTTAGGTGAGTACATTAAGGAAGTTGGAATTAAGCCCTATAGGGTAGTTAAGCACTTCTCACCTCCCCTCGTGAAGATCGCGGAGGAAGTGGGAGTATTTCCTAGCATAATAGCCAGCAGGAAGAACATAGAGGAGGCGATAAAACAGGGAAACAGGTTCCTTATGGAGACAGACTACATAGATGACAAGAAGAGGCCGGGGGCAGTTTTAGGACCAAAAACAGTGCCTAGGAGAACGAAGGAATTCCTGCAAAAGGGCTTGTTTACAGAGGAGGACGTTTACATGATACATGTAGAGAATCCCAAGAAAGTCTATGGCATAGATCTAGAGGAAGTAACATAA
- a CDS encoding biotin-dependent carboxyltransferase family protein, producing the protein MIEIVATPSPVMIQDLGRVGYQKFGVPVSGVMDEVSARLANYLVGNPDNYPVIEFTVGGLILKFHSSSVFAVTGEAEVILNDYPLEPWKSYWAKSGDVLKVRLRKGMYGYIAFAGGIECPRILGSCSTYVRAKFGRPLKPGDRLSLGYAILTGKAGKSIPREFIPNLWGDKTVRVVLGPNIEHFTAQGIRTFLSSEYEVTPESDRMGYRLEGPRIEHSERGAGIVTEPIPLGAVQVPANGKPIIMLADRQTTGGYAKIATVIRADIPKVAQTRPGEKLKFRPISVQKAIEDLRRREITMKALRKALNDEWFLYRIKVVGKEFLAFSGED; encoded by the coding sequence ATGATTGAGATAGTTGCAACCCCAAGTCCTGTGATGATCCAAGATCTTGGGAGAGTTGGCTACCAGAAGTTTGGAGTTCCAGTGAGCGGTGTCATGGATGAAGTATCCGCGAGGCTAGCGAATTATCTCGTCGGCAATCCCGACAATTACCCAGTAATAGAGTTCACGGTCGGTGGGCTTATCCTGAAGTTCCACTCTTCCTCGGTGTTTGCGGTAACTGGAGAGGCCGAAGTCATCCTCAATGATTATCCCCTCGAGCCATGGAAGAGCTACTGGGCGAAGAGTGGTGATGTGCTAAAGGTTAGGCTCAGGAAGGGGATGTATGGATACATAGCCTTTGCGGGAGGGATAGAGTGCCCCAGGATCTTGGGTAGCTGTTCAACGTACGTAAGGGCAAAATTCGGAAGGCCACTGAAACCTGGGGACAGGCTTTCCTTGGGATATGCAATACTAACAGGCAAAGCCGGTAAGTCCATACCGAGGGAATTCATTCCCAATCTATGGGGTGACAAAACCGTTAGGGTGGTTTTGGGACCAAATATAGAGCACTTCACAGCCCAGGGAATCAGAACTTTTCTTTCATCTGAATATGAGGTTACCCCAGAATCGGACAGGATGGGGTACAGACTTGAAGGACCCAGAATTGAGCACTCTGAGAGGGGGGCTGGGATAGTCACTGAGCCGATTCCTCTCGGTGCGGTTCAGGTGCCGGCGAACGGAAAGCCGATAATAATGCTCGCCGATAGGCAGACGACTGGAGGCTACGCTAAGATCGCCACCGTCATAAGGGCTGACATTCCAAAGGTCGCACAAACGAGGCCCGGAGAAAAGCTGAAGTTTAGGCCTATCAGCGTTCAAAAGGCCATAGAGGATCTGAGAAGGAGAGAGATAACTATGAAAGCCCTAAGAAAGGCACTCAACGATGAATGGTTTCTCTACAGGATAAAGGTTGTAGGGAAGGAATTCCTTGCTTTCTCTGGAGAGGATTAA
- a CDS encoding type II toxin-antitoxin system VapC family toxin → MYLIDTDVLIHVLRGMKEAKEFLLEIADEGLFISVITLSELLSGKETRDPVKKEKLLRFLRKHFQILPIDEEIGILGGEIRRDYNIGLGDAIIAATAIVHGLSVVTGNIRHFSKVEGLRVIKPPYR, encoded by the coding sequence ATGTATCTAATTGATACGGATGTACTAATCCACGTCCTAAGAGGTATGAAAGAGGCTAAGGAATTTTTGTTAGAAATAGCTGATGAAGGACTTTTTATTTCAGTTATAACACTTTCGGAACTGTTATCTGGAAAAGAGACTAGAGATCCCGTGAAAAAGGAAAAGCTCCTCAGATTTTTGAGGAAGCACTTTCAGATACTCCCCATTGACGAAGAAATAGGAATCCTCGGTGGCGAAATTAGGCGAGATTACAATATAGGGCTTGGTGATGCCATTATTGCAGCAACTGCTATTGTGCATGGCTTATCGGTAGTTACGGGAAATATTAGGCACTTCTCAAAGGTTGAAGGTCTGCGCGTGATAAAACCACCCTACAGGTGA
- a CDS encoding beta-ribofuranosylaminobenzene 5'-phosphate synthase family protein, with amino-acid sequence MIVRTPKRLHLGIIDPSGDLGRRFGSIGLALDEGYEIKITPAGGLSIEANEEDRKIIEKVVEEINLHYEIGVDFHIEVRRSIPRHVGLGSTTQLALGIASGILKLAKKDVPIEEVAKVLGRAKESGAGLYTFKYGGLVIDGGVRDSIPPLIIRHEFPEDWAFVLVIPRMKRGLSEEEENEILTEKLGDPQAGREITYRIIFGLLPALVERDIEEFGRNLSEIQMLVGKHFSAFQGGTFREDIRMIVDELNRITYGAGQSSWGPTVYGLIRREEFTKVKAKLLDFLKDQGIKAEVELGVPRNKGAEVLGENLFLERLISGVR; translated from the coding sequence ATGATAGTTAGGACACCAAAAAGACTTCATCTTGGAATTATAGATCCGAGTGGCGATTTAGGAAGGAGATTTGGGAGTATAGGCTTGGCTTTGGATGAAGGATATGAAATAAAGATAACTCCCGCTGGCGGCCTAAGCATCGAGGCTAATGAAGAAGACAGAAAAATAATAGAAAAGGTCGTAGAAGAGATTAACCTCCACTACGAGATCGGTGTGGACTTTCACATAGAGGTTAGGAGAAGCATTCCAAGGCACGTTGGCCTCGGCTCAACCACACAGCTTGCTCTAGGCATTGCTTCTGGGATTTTAAAGCTTGCAAAAAAGGATGTTCCAATAGAGGAAGTTGCAAAGGTTTTGGGAAGGGCTAAGGAGAGCGGAGCTGGGCTGTATACCTTCAAATACGGAGGATTGGTAATAGATGGAGGCGTTAGGGACTCAATTCCCCCCCTAATTATAAGGCACGAGTTCCCTGAAGATTGGGCCTTTGTTCTCGTGATTCCCAGGATGAAGAGGGGCTTAAGTGAAGAGGAGGAGAATGAAATACTCACCGAGAAGCTTGGGGATCCACAAGCTGGAAGGGAGATAACATATAGGATCATCTTTGGCCTTCTCCCAGCCCTCGTGGAGAGGGACATAGAGGAGTTTGGAAGAAATCTCAGCGAAATCCAAATGCTCGTAGGGAAGCACTTCAGCGCCTTTCAGGGAGGAACGTTCAGGGAGGATATAAGAATGATAGTTGACGAGTTAAATCGGATAACATATGGAGCGGGTCAAAGTAGCTGGGGGCCAACGGTTTATGGCCTCATAAGAAGGGAGGAGTTCACCAAAGTTAAGGCGAAGCTTTTGGACTTCCTTAAAGATCAGGGAATAAAAGCTGAGGTAGAGCTCGGAGTTCCAAGGAACAAGGGGGCCGAAGTCCTAGGAGAGAACTTGTTCCTAGAGAGGCTGATAAGTGGTGTGAGATGA
- a CDS encoding antitoxin AF2212-like protein has protein sequence MITLKAIYEKGVLKLEKKLNIPDKRTVKVIIIDEFAKDLEDVFGLFKEEINLEELRKEWERDVSN, from the coding sequence ATGATCACACTCAAAGCAATTTATGAGAAAGGGGTCCTAAAACTTGAAAAAAAGCTCAACATCCCGGATAAGAGAACTGTTAAGGTCATAATTATTGACGAATTCGCCAAGGATCTTGAAGATGTCTTTGGACTTTTTAAAGAAGAAATAAACCTGGAGGAACTTCGAAAGGAGTGGGAGAGAGATGTATCTAATTGA
- the pbp11 gene encoding tRNA-binding protein Pbp11 produces MLKKILKKIFKKSKSEELDFQERGAEKYLVGKVKVERKLKVGSWDAVICRVEDGIVRVGYKLKKGRKKVPIMKIQKERKEIEFAIPGDKVALVLDGSIEVEKGEMLEVYSV; encoded by the coding sequence ATGCTGAAGAAAATCTTAAAGAAGATATTCAAGAAGAGTAAAAGCGAGGAACTTGACTTTCAGGAGAGGGGAGCAGAAAAGTACTTAGTTGGTAAAGTTAAAGTAGAGAGAAAACTCAAGGTTGGTTCATGGGACGCTGTGATCTGTAGGGTTGAGGATGGAATAGTGAGGGTTGGGTACAAGCTCAAGAAGGGCAGGAAAAAAGTTCCAATAATGAAGATCCAAAAAGAAAGGAAGGAGATAGAGTTCGCAATTCCTGGGGACAAAGTTGCACTGGTACTCGATGGCTCAATAGAAGTTGAAAAAGGGGAAATGCTTGAAGTATACTCGGTCTAG
- a CDS encoding N-glycosylase/DNA lyase: MIAELIREIGIGGARYIEENLDEQFQALKYLSERQDSEVFIKLVVANALISYQLTGRGEQWWWEFARHFSNVEVTSLYEAYSTFLPTSRYNKRLVEQKLRRIKRLEGFLNPLSLEELSRYYENMRGFWIALAKAVGSEREKKTVVFAVKMFGYASRIVFSEFIPYPMEIPIPEDVRIIRVTRKLTQESPRKFWGKIARQTGVPPLHIDSIIWPVLGGADVHKAPEPLRLKLLKLYKLIK; the protein is encoded by the coding sequence ATGATAGCTGAGCTGATAAGGGAAATCGGAATAGGGGGAGCTAGGTACATAGAGGAGAACCTTGACGAGCAATTTCAAGCCTTAAAATACTTAAGCGAACGTCAAGATAGTGAAGTCTTCATAAAGCTCGTAGTAGCCAACGCATTAATTAGCTATCAGCTCACCGGAAGGGGAGAGCAGTGGTGGTGGGAGTTTGCTAGGCACTTCTCGAACGTTGAAGTTACCTCCCTTTATGAGGCTTATTCAACTTTCCTACCTACTTCGAGATACAACAAGAGGTTAGTAGAGCAGAAGCTGAGGCGGATAAAAAGGCTGGAAGGCTTTTTGAATCCCCTCTCCTTGGAGGAACTTAGTAGATATTATGAGAATATGAGGGGCTTTTGGATTGCCCTTGCAAAAGCTGTAGGATCTGAAAGAGAGAAGAAGACGGTGGTCTTTGCCGTGAAAATGTTTGGGTATGCCTCGAGGATTGTGTTCTCAGAGTTCATCCCCTACCCAATGGAGATACCAATTCCGGAAGACGTTAGAATAATTAGGGTCACCAGAAAGCTAACCCAAGAAAGTCCCAGGAAGTTCTGGGGAAAGATTGCAAGGCAGACAGGTGTGCCTCCCCTACACATAGACTCGATAATCTGGCCGGTACTTGGGGGTGCTGATGTCCACAAAGCTCCAGAACCTCTCCGCCTTAAGCTTCTCAAGCTTTACAAGCTCATTAAATAA